In one Brassica oleracea var. oleracea cultivar TO1000 chromosome C9, BOL, whole genome shotgun sequence genomic region, the following are encoded:
- the LOC106318734 gene encoding vacuolar protein 8, with product MGEETSDESRTSIDKAIEAISSLISLSHSIKSFTVKWQLIRTKLDELYSGLAALSNLDDSGHDPSLSSLISAVLISLTDCYDLATRCVNVAYSGKLLMQSDLDVMAASFDRHARNLSRIYSAGILSRGFAIVVSKPGGGACMEDVRFYVRDLMTRMKVGDLEMKRQALVKLNEAMEEDDRYVKIVIEGNDLVNLLVGFLDSEIGVQEESVKALFFISGFGSYKSVLVRSGVIRPLVRVLENGSSVGREASAMCLMKLTENSENAWSVSAQGGVSALLKICSCGEFSGELIASSCGVLRNLVGVEEIKRYMIEEDDTMTTFIKLIGSKEEIVQVNSIDLLLSMCSKDEQTREVFVRQGGIQELVSVLSDPNPLSSSKSKEMALRAIDNLCFGSPGCLNALMSCKFLDHLLYLLSNGEISVQESALKVTSRLCSLPEEVKRIMGDAGFMPELVKFLDAKSFDVREMASVALYCLISVPKNRKKFAQDDFNIGYILKLLDHEDGSNASSDSGSTKFLISILMSLTSCNSARRKIASSGYLKSIEKLAETEGSDAKKLVKKLSMNRFRSMLSGIFL from the coding sequence ATGGGTGAAGAAACAAGTGATGAATCAAGAACCAGCATCGACAAAGCAATCGAAGCGATATCTTCACTGATCTCTCTCTCTCACTCAATCAAATCCTTCACCGTCAAATGGCAACTCATCAGAACCAAGCTCGACGAGCTCTACTCCGGCCTCGCCGCCCTCTCCAATCTCGACGACTCCGGACACGACCCGTCTCTCTCCTCCCTAATCTCCGCCGTCCTAATCTCTCTAACCGACTGCTACGACCTCGCCACGCGCTGCGTGAACGTCGCGTACAGCGGGAAGCTCCTGATGCAGAGCGATTTGGACGTGATGGCCGCGAGCTTCGACCGCCACGCGAGGAACCTCTCCCGGATCTACTCCGCCGGGATCCTGAGCCGCGGCTTCGCGATCGTCGTGTCGAAGCCCGGCGGCGGCGCGTGCATGGAGGACGTCAGGTTCTACGTTAGGGATTTGATGACGAGGATGAAGGTCGGAGATCTGGAGATGAAGAGGCAGGCTTTGGTGAAGCTTAACGAAGCCATGGAGGAGGACGATAGATACGTCAAGATTGTGATTGAAGGCAACGATTTGGTTAATCTCCTTGTCGGGTTTCTTGATTCTGAGATTGGGGTTCAGGAGGAATCTGTTAAAGCTTTGTTTTTTATTTCTGGGTTTGGTTCTTACAAGTCTGTTTTGGTTCGGTCGGGTGTGATTCGCCCTTTGGTTAGGGTTCTTGAGAACGGGAGCTCTGTTGGTAGAGAAGCGTCTGCAATGTGTTTGATGAAATTAACGGAGAACTCGGAGAACGCTTGGTCTGTCTCTGCTCAAGGAGGCGTCTCTGCACTGCTAAAGATCTGTTCTTGCGGCGAGTTTAGCGGCGAGTTGATCGCTAGCTCGTGTGGAGTGTTGAGGAATCTCGTCGGTGTTGAAGAGATCAAGAGGTATATGATCGAAGAAGACGATACGATGACCACTTTCATTAAGCTTATTGGCTCAAAGGAAGAGATTGTTCAGGTAAATTCTATTGATCTTTTGCTAAGTATGTGTTCTAAAGATGAGCAGACACGTGAAGTCTTTGTTAGACAAGGAGGAATCCAGGAGCTAGTGAGTGTGTTATCAGATCCCAATCCGTTGTCCTCTTCTAAATCTAAGGAGATGGCGTTAAGGGCAATTGATAACTTATGTTTCGGGTCACCCGGTTGTTTGAATGCATTGATGAGTTGCAAGTTCTTGGATCATTTGCTGTATCTTCTAAGCAATGGGGAGATCTCTGTTCAAGAATCAGCCTTGAAGGTTACGTCAAGGCTCTGTAGCTTACCAGAAGAGGTTAAGAGGATAATGGGAGACGCTGGCTTTATGCCCGAGTTAGTTAAGTTTCTTGACGCTAAATCATTTGATGTAAGAGAGATGGCGAGCGTGGCGTTATACTGTTTGATCTCGGTTCCAAAGAACAGGAAGAAGTTTGCGCAAGACGACTTTAACATTGGATACATTCTCAAACTGCTAGACCATGAAGATGGGAGCAATGCGAGCAGCGATTCGGGTAGCACAAAGTTCTTGATATCTATATTGATGTCTTTAACGAGCTGCAATAGCGCGAGGAGAAAGATTGCGAGTTCAGGGTACTTGAAAAGCATAGAGAAGCTAGCAGAAACTGAAGGTTCGGATGCTAAGAAGCTTGTGAAGAAGCTATCTATGAACAGATTCCGCAGCATGCTAAGTGGTATATTTTTATAG